DNA from Deltaproteobacteria bacterium:
ACTTGAAATGTCGAAAGTGCGGAGAAGAGCCTAGCTGCAATTACGTAGCCAAACACCAGCAGATAATCGAGGAGTATTTGAAGAATAGATGATGCATAACAAGGCGCTACAATGGATCGCGGCTCAACGCCGCTCCCAGTGAGCTTTTGCGTTACCCAAAAATAGATGGAATAGACTCTTGACGAAGTTATCCGTTGGTAGTACTGTTAGTATCATTATAGGAGGTACAACCAATGCTAACCGTTCCCAAAATTATACCAATTTCCGATCTTAGACAAAACGCCAGCGATGTGGTCAAGAGTGTGTCATCTTCGAGAGAACCTGTTTTCATTACCCAACGAGGAAGGGCAGCAGCAGTCATGGTCAGCATGGAAGCCTATCAGAACTCACGGTACGAAATGGATGTTTTGCACTTGTTGGCCAGAGGGGAGAAAGAAATAGCGGCAGGTATAGGTCATGAGATTGACGACGTGCTTAAAGAGGCTGACCGTTTTCTCGAGGCGGCAAAACCTTGAAAATCCTATTTACCCCTACAGGTCGTCGCCAGTTTCTTGAAGCGATTGCCTATATTCATAAAGACAATCCCTCGGCGGCGGTAAGCTTTCGCCAAAAGGCAGAGAAAACGCTTTCCCGTCTTAGGGGGTTTCCCGAGTCCGGAAGGCTGCTACCGGAGTTCCTGGACTTACCTTTTCGCGAGGTAATTGTAAGGCCGTATCGTTTTTTCTATAGAACTAAGGATAGGACCGTATGGATCGTTGCTGTATGGCATGGTGCCCAGTTACCTGATGAACCTGAAAGGGACAGC
Protein-coding regions in this window:
- a CDS encoding type II toxin-antitoxin system Phd/YefM family antitoxin, coding for MLTVPKIIPISDLRQNASDVVKSVSSSREPVFITQRGRAAAVMVSMEAYQNSRYEMDVLHLLARGEKEIAAGIGHEIDDVLKEADRFLEAAKP
- a CDS encoding type II toxin-antitoxin system RelE/ParE family toxin → MKILFTPTGRRQFLEAIAYIHKDNPSAAVSFRQKAEKTLSRLRGFPESGRLLPEFLDLPFREVIVRPYRFFYRTKDRTVWIVAVWHGAQLPDEPERDSGGTKN